One window from the genome of Grus americana isolate bGruAme1 chromosome 14, bGruAme1.mat, whole genome shotgun sequence encodes:
- the LOC129212799 gene encoding uncharacterized protein LOC129212799 isoform X5 has product MAFEKGHFTWSCSLSRARCVHSSAIPKCSHKVMGIFLHWSSVSGAHPDSLCHPELSCLFPRGVIATTWNNSYVAGGNGHPASRLGSRADAQGDLMDMGRGRALPAPRLDPALDLTWHPRGPQRAKYKAETGKRSQQSSEDLKEILKELDKAARELDRETVEEEALQEGGSQAAPVSDEKKGAIQSTGVPALSNPGEAHHTGIYEFFRTNTANTRQ; this is encoded by the exons ATGGCCTTTGAGAAGGGCCATTTCACCTGGAGCTGTTCTCTCAGCAGAGCAAGGTGTGTGCACAGCTCTGCCATCCCTAAGTGCTCTCATAAG GTGATGGGGATCTTCTTGCATTGGTCTTCTGTTTCTGGAGCGCATCCTGACAGCCTTTGTCATCCAGAGCTTTCCTGTCTGTTCCCAAGAGGAGTGATAGCCACAACATGGAACAACTCCT ACGTGGCTGGAGGTAATGGACATCCAGCTTCCCGGCTGGGTTCCAGGGCTGATGCACAGGGAGATCTCATGG ATATGGGTAGAGGGAGAGCTCTTCCAGCTCCTCGGCTGGATCCTGCACTGGACCTCACCTGGCATCCCAGGG GTCCTCAAAGAGCAAAGTATAAAGCTGAAACAGGAAAGCGTTCCCAGCAATCATCAGAAGACCTAAAGGAAATCCTGAAGGAATTGGACAAAGCAGCACGTG AGCTGGACCGTGAGactgtggaggaggaggcgcttcaggaaggaggcagccaggcagcaccaGTCTCTGATGAAAAAAAGGGGGCAATTCAATCAACAGGCGTGCCAG CGCTCTCCAACCCCGGGGAAGCCCACCACACCGGCATCTATGAATTTTTTCGAACGAATACAG cAAACACAAGACAATAG
- the LOC129212799 gene encoding uncharacterized protein LOC129212799 isoform X3 yields the protein MAFEKGHFTWSCSLSRARCVHSSAIPKCSHKVMGIFLHWSSVSGAHPDSLCHPELSCLFPRGVIATTWNNSYVAGGNGHPASRLGSRADAQGDLMDMGRGRALPAPRLDPALDLTWHPRGPQRAKYKAETGKRSQQSSEDLKEILKELDKAARALSNPGEAHHTGIYEFFRTNTGVDGKRNANAMDPDDFQKYCIEGAAAILGSMLLGMLLCCGIYVWRKRRQRLAAAS from the exons ATGGCCTTTGAGAAGGGCCATTTCACCTGGAGCTGTTCTCTCAGCAGAGCAAGGTGTGTGCACAGCTCTGCCATCCCTAAGTGCTCTCATAAG GTGATGGGGATCTTCTTGCATTGGTCTTCTGTTTCTGGAGCGCATCCTGACAGCCTTTGTCATCCAGAGCTTTCCTGTCTGTTCCCAAGAGGAGTGATAGCCACAACATGGAACAACTCCT ACGTGGCTGGAGGTAATGGACATCCAGCTTCCCGGCTGGGTTCCAGGGCTGATGCACAGGGAGATCTCATGG ATATGGGTAGAGGGAGAGCTCTTCCAGCTCCTCGGCTGGATCCTGCACTGGACCTCACCTGGCATCCCAGGG GTCCTCAAAGAGCAAAGTATAAAGCTGAAACAGGAAAGCGTTCCCAGCAATCATCAGAAGACCTAAAGGAAATCCTGAAGGAATTGGACAAAGCAGCACGTG CGCTCTCCAACCCCGGGGAAGCCCACCACACCGGCATCTATGAATTTTTTCGAACGAATACAG GTGTGGATggcaagagaaatgcaaatgctATGGATCCCGATGATTTCCAGAAGTACTGCATAGAAGGCGCCGCGGCAATCCTGGGCTCCATGCTGCTTGGGATGCTATTGTGTTGTGGCATCTATgtgtggaggaagaggagaca GCGCCTCGCTGCAGCTTCGTGA
- the LOC129212799 gene encoding uncharacterized protein LOC129212799 isoform X1, giving the protein MAFEKGHFTWSCSLSRARCVHSSAIPKCSHKVMGIFLHWSSVSGAHPDSLCHPELSCLFPRGVIATTWNNSYVAGGNGHPASRLGSRADAQGDLMDMGRGRALPAPRLDPALDLTWHPRGPQRAKYKAETGKRSQQSSEDLKEILKELDKAARELDRETVEEEALQEGGSQAAPVSDEKKGAIQSTGVPALSNPGEAHHTGIYEFFRTNTGVDGKRNANAMDPDDFQKYCIEGAAAILGSMLLGMLLCCGIYVWRKRRQRLAAAS; this is encoded by the exons ATGGCCTTTGAGAAGGGCCATTTCACCTGGAGCTGTTCTCTCAGCAGAGCAAGGTGTGTGCACAGCTCTGCCATCCCTAAGTGCTCTCATAAG GTGATGGGGATCTTCTTGCATTGGTCTTCTGTTTCTGGAGCGCATCCTGACAGCCTTTGTCATCCAGAGCTTTCCTGTCTGTTCCCAAGAGGAGTGATAGCCACAACATGGAACAACTCCT ACGTGGCTGGAGGTAATGGACATCCAGCTTCCCGGCTGGGTTCCAGGGCTGATGCACAGGGAGATCTCATGG ATATGGGTAGAGGGAGAGCTCTTCCAGCTCCTCGGCTGGATCCTGCACTGGACCTCACCTGGCATCCCAGGG GTCCTCAAAGAGCAAAGTATAAAGCTGAAACAGGAAAGCGTTCCCAGCAATCATCAGAAGACCTAAAGGAAATCCTGAAGGAATTGGACAAAGCAGCACGTG AGCTGGACCGTGAGactgtggaggaggaggcgcttcaggaaggaggcagccaggcagcaccaGTCTCTGATGAAAAAAAGGGGGCAATTCAATCAACAGGCGTGCCAG CGCTCTCCAACCCCGGGGAAGCCCACCACACCGGCATCTATGAATTTTTTCGAACGAATACAG GTGTGGATggcaagagaaatgcaaatgctATGGATCCCGATGATTTCCAGAAGTACTGCATAGAAGGCGCCGCGGCAATCCTGGGCTCCATGCTGCTTGGGATGCTATTGTGTTGTGGCATCTATgtgtggaggaagaggagaca GCGCCTCGCTGCAGCTTCGTGA
- the LOC129212799 gene encoding uncharacterized protein LOC129212799 isoform X4, which translates to MAFEKGHFTWSCSLSRARCVHSSAIPKCSHKVMGIFLHWSSVSGAHPDSLCHPELSCLFPRGVIATTWNNSCPQRAKYKAETGKRSQQSSEDLKEILKELDKAARELDRETVEEEALQEGGSQAAPVSDEKKGAIQSTGVPALSNPGEAHHTGIYEFFRTNTGVDGKRNANAMDPDDFQKYCIEGAAAILGSMLLGMLLCCGIYVWRKRRQRLAAAS; encoded by the exons ATGGCCTTTGAGAAGGGCCATTTCACCTGGAGCTGTTCTCTCAGCAGAGCAAGGTGTGTGCACAGCTCTGCCATCCCTAAGTGCTCTCATAAG GTGATGGGGATCTTCTTGCATTGGTCTTCTGTTTCTGGAGCGCATCCTGACAGCCTTTGTCATCCAGAGCTTTCCTGTCTGTTCCCAAGAGGAGTGATAGCCACAACATGGAACAACTCCT GTCCTCAAAGAGCAAAGTATAAAGCTGAAACAGGAAAGCGTTCCCAGCAATCATCAGAAGACCTAAAGGAAATCCTGAAGGAATTGGACAAAGCAGCACGTG AGCTGGACCGTGAGactgtggaggaggaggcgcttcaggaaggaggcagccaggcagcaccaGTCTCTGATGAAAAAAAGGGGGCAATTCAATCAACAGGCGTGCCAG CGCTCTCCAACCCCGGGGAAGCCCACCACACCGGCATCTATGAATTTTTTCGAACGAATACAG GTGTGGATggcaagagaaatgcaaatgctATGGATCCCGATGATTTCCAGAAGTACTGCATAGAAGGCGCCGCGGCAATCCTGGGCTCCATGCTGCTTGGGATGCTATTGTGTTGTGGCATCTATgtgtggaggaagaggagaca GCGCCTCGCTGCAGCTTCGTGA
- the LOC129212799 gene encoding uncharacterized protein LOC129212799 isoform X2: MGIFLHWSSVSGAHPDSLCHPELSCLFPRGVIATTWNNSYVAGGNGHPASRLGSRADAQGDLMDMGRGRALPAPRLDPALDLTWHPRGPQRAKYKAETGKRSQQSSEDLKEILKELDKAARELDRETVEEEALQEGGSQAAPVSDEKKGAIQSTGVPALSNPGEAHHTGIYEFFRTNTGVDGKRNANAMDPDDFQKYCIEGAAAILGSMLLGMLLCCGIYVWRKRRQRLAAAS, from the exons ATGGGGATCTTCTTGCATTGGTCTTCTGTTTCTGGAGCGCATCCTGACAGCCTTTGTCATCCAGAGCTTTCCTGTCTGTTCCCAAGAGGAGTGATAGCCACAACATGGAACAACTCCT ACGTGGCTGGAGGTAATGGACATCCAGCTTCCCGGCTGGGTTCCAGGGCTGATGCACAGGGAGATCTCATGG ATATGGGTAGAGGGAGAGCTCTTCCAGCTCCTCGGCTGGATCCTGCACTGGACCTCACCTGGCATCCCAGGG GTCCTCAAAGAGCAAAGTATAAAGCTGAAACAGGAAAGCGTTCCCAGCAATCATCAGAAGACCTAAAGGAAATCCTGAAGGAATTGGACAAAGCAGCACGTG AGCTGGACCGTGAGactgtggaggaggaggcgcttcaggaaggaggcagccaggcagcaccaGTCTCTGATGAAAAAAAGGGGGCAATTCAATCAACAGGCGTGCCAG CGCTCTCCAACCCCGGGGAAGCCCACCACACCGGCATCTATGAATTTTTTCGAACGAATACAG GTGTGGATggcaagagaaatgcaaatgctATGGATCCCGATGATTTCCAGAAGTACTGCATAGAAGGCGCCGCGGCAATCCTGGGCTCCATGCTGCTTGGGATGCTATTGTGTTGTGGCATCTATgtgtggaggaagaggagaca GCGCCTCGCTGCAGCTTCGTGA